GCTGAATTTTTGTGAGCTGCTTCATAGTTCTTTAGTTGGTCATAGCCTGCGTCCATAACATAAAACTTGGGTTTTTCATTCTCAGGAACAGATGAACTAACTTTTTCTATTAATACCGGGCCAAGATCACCATCATTCACATTAGCAGGAGTAACTTCAAATGCTATAGGCAATTCGCTTTCGGTATCCACAGCCAGATGAAGTTTGTAGCCAAACCAGGTTACGGTATTGCCAAAGGAGTCTTTTTTAGCTCCCCAATCGCCATTGCCTGTATTCTTGCTTTTATGGCGTGCTTGTTTTTGTTCGTAAGCGTTAATAGCCGTACTATCTATAGCAATCACTTCGCCGCTGATAACGCCTTTTTCGCGGCACTCTTTCACCAAGGCCAGGAAAAGTTCTTCTGCCAAATTTAAGGTTGTTATCTTCTGAAATACCCGGCTGAATGTGGCTATGGAAGGTACACTGCCTACGCCAAATCCGCATTGATAACGAAACCGTATATCAGATTTCAAACGGTCTACCAAGCCGGTAAATGTGCTAATACCAACAAGGGGAGCTGCCAGCAATGCCCTCAAGATGGCATCTCTTCTAAAACCTTTAGCTCCTTGGGGTAATCGACTTCTTAGTTTGACAGTATATGGTTCCAGGGATAAGTTTGAAAAAAATAGATGCAATCGTTCTTTTAATTCAAGTTCCATCAATTCTTCGAAGGAAAATAGGGTTTGTTGGAGAATATACAAAGTGACTTCACTCCTTTGGGAAATTCTTGTTTAGTCACTTGAATTTTTCTCCAATGTTGGGGTGAAGTCCTTTTTTATCCTAAAATAAACCCTTGAGAATTCTGGATGTGTTCATTATGCAAAATGCTCATATACATAAATAATTATTAACCTGTTAGGTTTATTTATATTAAGGCAATGCTAGCGAGAAACATTTGATGTATTTTCCTGTTATCATTTAATTCGGGGTGAAAGGATAGTCCAATTTGATTTTTATATCTAACCCCGACAATTTTTTGCTCTACCCTGGCAAGGATCTCTACACCCGCACGGACTGATTCTACATAGGGTGCGCGGATAAAGGTCATGGGTACCTTACCTAGATCGCCAAATTGTTCCTCTGTGTAAAAGCTGCCCAGCTGTCTGCCATAGGCATTGCGCTTGACTGTTACCGGTAAAGTGCCAAAATAGCGGGCAGTATCGTTGGAAATCTCCTCCGCCAGCAGAATGAGCCCGGCACAGGTTGCCAAAACAGGTAATCCCCTGACTAACTTTTCCTTCAGCGGCTCAAACATGTCCAGTTCTCGGAGCAGTTTGCCTTGGGTGGTACTTTCACCGCCGGGCAGAATTAGTCCGTCGAAATCTTGGCGGGCATCCTTTCCATTGCGAAGTTCAATATAATCCACGCCAAGCTGTGAAAGAATTTCCTCGTGCTCGGCAAAGGCCCCTTGTACGGCCAGTACTCCTACCTTCATATTACTTGCCTCGCTCGGACATAAGCAGTTCAATTTCCTGCTCGTTAATACCCACCATAGCTTCGCCCAAATCCTCAGACAGCTCTGCTAATACCTTGGGATCTTGGTAATTGGTAACCGCCTTGACAATAGCCTGAGCTCTTTTTTCCGGATTTCCTGACTTAAAAATACCAGAGCCGACAAAAACACCTTCCGCACCCAGCTGCATCATCAGGGCAGCGTCGGCAGGGGTGGCTATACCACCTGCGGCGAAATTGACCACCGGCAGACGCTTATGCTTATGTACATAAAGCACCAATTCATAGGGCACCTGCAGTTCCTTAGCCTCTTGGTAAAGCTCATCTTCCCGCAGGCCAGCCAAGCGGCTAATTTGCCTATTGATCATTCTCATATGGCGTACCGCCTGCACAATATCACCGGTACCCGGTTCCCCCTTGGTGCGAATCATGGCGGCACCTTCATTAATTCTACGTAAGGCTTCTCCCAAGTCCCTGGCACCACAGACAAAGGGCACCTTAAATTTGGTTTTGTCTATATGATGAACATCATCGGCAGGAGAAAGCACTTCGCTCTCATCTATAAAATCTATTTCAATGGCCTCCAGTATCTGAGCCTCCACAAAATGACCAATGCGACACTTGGCCATGACCGGAATGGAAACTGCCTCCATAATGCCTTTAATCATTTTTGGGTCACTCATCCGGGAAACGCCACCGGCGGCACGAATATCTGCGGGAATACGTTCCAAAGCCATGACAGCACAGGCTCCGGCAGCCTCCGCAATCTTAGCTTGTTCCGGCGTGGTTACATCCATAATCACGCCTCCCTTCAGCATCTGAGCCAGTTCCTTATTTAATTCATATCTTTTACTATCCAAAGATATATCCCCCTTACGCTTTACATATTCTATGATATTGAGTATACTCTTAACTGGCCATATTAAAATATCCAGTTTAAAATAATTCTACATAGCCAGTTTGGCGAAGGGGTTATCTATATGTTGACATATTCATTCGAGAATATAGGGTCAGAAAGTATGTATGAGTATCTCTACCAATGCATTAAAAGGGATATTTTGCAAAAGAAATTAAAACCTGATGAAAAACTCCCCTCCAAGCGTATTTTTGCCAAGAACCTGGGGGTAAGTATTATTACCATTGAAAATGCCTATGCTCAGCTTGCGGCAGAGGGCTATATTTATTCGCTGCCCAAAAGGGGGTATTTTGTCTCGGATCTCAAAAAACAAACCATACATCCTACCATAGAAAACCCCTTAGCAGAGCAAAGGCCAAAAAATGAGCCAGCCTATTATGCTGACTTTGTTAGGAATTCCGTAGCCCCGGATACCTTTCCCTTCTCTGTTTGGACCAGGCTGCTCAGGGAGGTAACCGCCACCGAAAATGAGCTGGCCTTACTGTCAGATACATCGGTGGGCGGCGTGATGAAATTAAGACAGGCCATGGCTGAGCACCTCTACCAATTCCGTGGCATGTCAGTGGAACCTGAACAGATTATCGTAGGTGCCGGGACGCAGTACCTCTACAGCGTGATTATCCAACTGCTGGGTAGAAACCACCTATATGCCGTAGAAGATCCCGGCTATACCAAACTTACTAAAATATATGAGAGCAACGATGTTAAGTGCTGTCATATTCCTATGGATCATTTAGGCGTCATGCCAGATATTTTGAAAAGCAGTGGGGCAGACATTCTCCACATTACCCCCTCCCATCATTTTCCCACTGGTAT
This region of Desulforamulus ferrireducens genomic DNA includes:
- a CDS encoding transposase; this encodes MELELKERLHLFFSNLSLEPYTVKLRSRLPQGAKGFRRDAILRALLAAPLVGISTFTGLVDRLKSDIRFRYQCGFGVGSVPSIATFSRVFQKITTLNLAEELFLALVKECREKGVISGEVIAIDSTAINAYEQKQARHKSKNTGNGDWGAKKDSFGNTVTWFGYKLHLAVDTESELPIAFEVTPANVNDGDLGPVLIEKVSSSVPENEKPKFYVMDAGYDQLKNYEAAHKNSAQAIIPLNLRNEKEPPAGMTSNGTPVCSMGYEMVYWGADKNILKFRCPHILGKVDCPFGSAWCSASNYGLVKKVNIKEDLRRYSSPHRNTRKWEELYDQRTAVERVNSRLKVHLTANRLHVWGIKKVKTHLLLNMIVLLVGALACKQSLQKAA
- the pdxT gene encoding pyridoxal 5'-phosphate synthase glutaminase subunit PdxT translates to MKVGVLAVQGAFAEHEEILSQLGVDYIELRNGKDARQDFDGLILPGGESTTQGKLLRELDMFEPLKEKLVRGLPVLATCAGLILLAEEISNDTARYFGTLPVTVKRNAYGRQLGSFYTEEQFGDLGKVPMTFIRAPYVESVRAGVEILARVEQKIVGVRYKNQIGLSFHPELNDNRKIHQMFLASIALI
- the pdxS gene encoding pyridoxal 5'-phosphate synthase lyase subunit PdxS, giving the protein MDSKRYELNKELAQMLKGGVIMDVTTPEQAKIAEAAGACAVMALERIPADIRAAGGVSRMSDPKMIKGIMEAVSIPVMAKCRIGHFVEAQILEAIEIDFIDESEVLSPADDVHHIDKTKFKVPFVCGARDLGEALRRINEGAAMIRTKGEPGTGDIVQAVRHMRMINRQISRLAGLREDELYQEAKELQVPYELVLYVHKHKRLPVVNFAAGGIATPADAALMMQLGAEGVFVGSGIFKSGNPEKRAQAIVKAVTNYQDPKVLAELSEDLGEAMVGINEQEIELLMSERGK
- a CDS encoding PLP-dependent aminotransferase family protein — translated: MLTYSFENIGSESMYEYLYQCIKRDILQKKLKPDEKLPSKRIFAKNLGVSIITIENAYAQLAAEGYIYSLPKRGYFVSDLKKQTIHPTIENPLAEQRPKNEPAYYADFVRNSVAPDTFPFSVWTRLLREVTATENELALLSDTSVGGVMKLRQAMAEHLYQFRGMSVEPEQIIVGAGTQYLYSVIIQLLGRNHLYAVEDPGYTKLTKIYESNDVKCCHIPMDHLGVMPDILKSSGADILHITPSHHFPTGIVMPVSRRYELLSWAANDYHRYIIEDDYDCEFRLSGKPIPTLQSIDVMEKVIYINTFSKSLAPTFRISYMVLPKHLVGRFYQKLGFYSCTVSNFEQFTLARFISEGYFEKHINRMRTYYRKQRDTILKAIRESPLNPYVTIHEEDSGLHFLMKVNTDVPDAKLIAAAKKAGIRIACVSTYYHKEQANDSHTIIINYSGLEPAKIETAIQRLSESIVEVIQR